A region of the Candidatus Omnitrophota bacterium genome:
ATTGAGGGGCGTTGACCTGCGTCATCCCTCGCTGGAAGACGCTCTGCTCGAGAGCGCTCTCGCCCGGGGCGACGCGCGTCTTGGGGCAATCCTTTTGGATCTGCCGGCTGTTTTCACCGACAGCTCTGCGGACAAAATAAGAATACTGGATGAGGCGGGGCTGGATTCCGTCTCTTACGCCGGAAGGGATTTTTCAACGGGAAAGCTCCCGTGGGAGAAGATTGATATAGCGCCCAGGGCAGAGCTTGAGGAAGATTATAATCAGGTGAAGGAACTTATAGAAAGCCGATGATCAAAGTCAGGGTCACATATTCCAAGCGCGGCCGCTTTGTGCTGATGGGCCATCTGGACACGATGATGCACATAGACATGGCGCTGCGCCGGACGGGCCTTGATTTCGTCACGGGACAGGGTTACAAACGAAAGATAAAATTCTCGTCTTCTCCCGCTCTTTCTCTAGGGGTGGAATCCCTCTGCGAATACATAGACGTCAAAATCATAGATGATTATCCGGGGGATATAATATTCAGACGCTTCTCCGATAATTTTCCTCCGGGGCTGGAAATCATAAAAACAGAAAGCAT
Encoded here:
- a CDS encoding DUF2344 domain-containing protein, with the protein product MIKVRVTYSKRGRFVLMGHLDTMMHIDMALRRTGLDFVTGQGYKRKIKFSSSPALSLGVESLCEYIDVKIIDDYPGDIIFRRFSDNFPPGLEIIKTESIRGKAPQPKAAVYEKKEKFLGLFPRIIRKTIVFGSGEKISFPAVRVSFIF